A window from Triticum aestivum cultivar Chinese Spring chromosome 6D, IWGSC CS RefSeq v2.1, whole genome shotgun sequence encodes these proteins:
- the LOC123145461 gene encoding tRNA (carboxymethyluridine(34)-5-O)-methyltransferase: MIQIFSRIAARSPRRATSASHPSSSKHRPGQFPCCSPAYRGITAISTSNPMRSGDGNSEGQDAPLAEGKDHGCSPGVQSTPDIEKKYVHRVYDAIAPHFSSTRFAKWPKVAGFLNSLRPGSVVLDAGCGNGKYLGFNPECFYIGCDISPPLIEICAGRGHEVFVADAVNLPYRENVADAAISIAVLHHLSTEDRRRKAIEELIRVVKRGGLVLITVWAVEQEDKSLLNKWTPLCDKYNEEWVDPSSPMVRNKSATTLDSIEETDEDTRAVKQTDDQLKNSYDGLEDKTLIMDEHDKTQQEYFVPWHLPFHRAEIGSASAAALQNGLAKKDDKKGTVVYNRYYHIFVEGELQRLVAGMKNAAIVDQFYDKSNWCIVLEKL; the protein is encoded by the exons ATGATCCAGATATTTTCGAGGATAGCAGCAAGAAGCCCTCGCCGAGCCACCTCCGCATCGCATCCGAGTAGCTCGAAGCATCGTCCGGGACAGTTCCCTTGTTGTAGCCCAGCTTACCGAGGTATTACTGCTATTAGCACCAGCAATCCCATGAGGTCGGGTGATGGAAACTCGGAAGGCCAGGATGCGCCACTCGCCGAGGGGAAGGACCACGGCTGCTCCCCGGGTGTCCAGTCCACACCGGACATCGAGAAGAAGTACGTGCACCGCGTCTACGATGCCATAGCCCCTCACTTCAGCTCCACGCGGTTCGCCAAGTGGCCCAAGGTCGCGGGGTTCCTGAACTCGCTGAGGCCAGGGTCCGTCGTGCTGGATGCTGGCTGCGGCAATGGCAAGTACCTGGGCTTCAATCCCGAGTGCTTCTACATAGGCTGCGATATAAGCCCGCCGCTTATAGAGATATGCGCGGGGAGGGGGCACGAGGTGTTCGTCGCCGATGCCGTCAACCTCCCGTACAGGGAAAACGTTGCCGACGCCGCGATTTCGATAGCGGTGTTGCATCATCTCAGTACCGAGGACAGGCGGAGGAAAGCCATAGAGGAGTTGATCCGTGTTGTCAAGAGGGGTGGTCTTGTGCTGATCACTGTTTGGGCCGTGGAGCAGGAAGACAAGTCGCTTCTTAACAAGTGGACTCCTTTATGCGACAAGTATAATGAAGAGTGGGTTGATCCCAGCAGTCCTATGGTGCGTAACAAATCTGCTACTACGCTAGATAGCATTGAAGAGACTGATGAAGACACGCGAGCCGTTAAGCAAACAGATGATCAGCTGAAAAATAGTTATGATGGTTTGGAGGATAAGACCTTAATTATGGATGAGCATGACAAAACCCAGCAGGAGTACTTTGTTCCTTGGCATCTACCATTTCACCGAGCAGAAATTGGCAGCGCATCTGCTGCTGCTCTACAGAATGGATTGGCAAAGAAAGATGATAAGAAGGGTACTGTGGTCTACAACCGCTATTATCACATTTTTGTCGAAGGAGAACTTCAAAG GCTAGTTGCTGGCATGAAAAATGCAGCCATCGTCGACCAATTCTACGACAAATCCAACTGGTGCATAGTTCTGGAGAAGCTTTGA